DNA from Xiphophorus maculatus strain JP 163 A chromosome 6, X_maculatus-5.0-male, whole genome shotgun sequence:
GCTGAACTGAAATGGTGTGTAAGCCTAAagcagtttaaaataatatataacgGGATGGTTTTTGATCAACATAGGAATGATGACACaaattgattattaaatttaaaatattgtatacatttatttaatttgcaataTAATTCATAggtcatttattgttttaactgGCATTTTGTTTGAGCAGAGTAGATGTTAACAGGCATAAGGGGTGGAAGTGTTTACTTATATCCACTAattttcaaacaagaaactGTTGAATAatggaaattatattttgatattttaaatataaatgagaCAAATCAGCAGTTTCGTGGTGGTACACTGTGTAGGTTGTTTGTGTTGTGGTCCTCTGTGATAGACTGACAACCTGTACATGGttcaaatcattttcaattcagttttacaTAGCTACGCCAATTCACACCAAATAtcgtctcaaggcactttacaaagaaaaaggggaaaaaaatattttcaattcaatcaCGCATACATTCCAAGTGGTCCTAGTAATTAAACAGTAAAGTATGCTCAATgaattattcaaagtagttcaaaaagttttaaagcaaATGGACATGGTGTGGCCTCATTTAACTGAAAGAGTGCTGGAGATAGTTATCCTGTCCAGTTAATTGACGACGATGGATGAATTCAAGttgtttcagaaaaatgtgaGGTTATTCCTACACCTCTGAACTGGTCTTGCGTTAGTGATGAAGAAAGAACAAATGGAAGACAATGGAAATAGAGTTTAAACATAAAGAAGTACTGCAAATCAGGGAAACCAAAATATCACCTGCCCAATTTAATATAACCTGAgtaaaaccaagaaaaagaTTAGTACACGCATTGAAATTGAATTTGAACAATCattaagaacataaaaataaaaaagatagctTATGGATACAAAAAATCAGCTCATAAATTGATGTGTCCAGGGATCGAGTAGAGTGTAAGACCCCCTGCCCTCAACCTCCATCGACTACTGAAGACAGCTACCAGCCACCCTCCATGAACTCACACAGCATTAAGCTGGCTCAGgagatggacagatggatggtcAGACTTAAAGTTACAGATATCTATCACTTGATTCCATTTTAACCTGGATGGGTCTAATAACATGTTCATGAGATGtatcaaaaatgttcttttgataCATAAATCCATTGAATGCATTGCATTCAATGGATTTTGCCAACAGGGTGAATCaatctgttcttttgttttcctgttatGAAAGAGACCTGTTAGCAAGGTCACTGTGTGCGCATGGCTTctaatgggctctttgcacgtTAGCTTCCGCGTACGGGGATAAGCGGCTCGGTCGCTAAGGGTCTATTGAAAATGGAATTTTACATTAGGTGTTTGCAGGGCGTGGCCATGGTAACAATAATGTACATCTATCAGAAGCCCcaacaagtaagctggagaaaggttttaagatgtactCCTCGTTATACATTCACAGATATGaagttgagttttactttctttgaactttgtggctaacattaactatagcttatgctagtaggaAATATTCTtggacattttcatttaaaaaaaatgtgctatttaagtatctaaacattttaatccattctaacggacaatgtttttactttattttatatttattttcaagtatattatgtgtgttttattgtcgTTGGTGTCAAACAGAGACCAAGTAACAGGGATACGGTTGGGGCTTTTGCTTCAGTTGGGGCTTGTGCTTCTTCAGCATGAAGAAGCCCAAAAAGCCCAATGGCTTCGCAGTAGGGCAGAACTGGTGTCAGAGTTcgagttcagctgactgttcaagttcaaagtagaaaaatatggccgtgttccttaaggtctccgtgttatttcgtTTAATTacttttgcatgcttcttgtgaagagCTCAAATAGAatggtgtttacagcagtgtgtacaggcggatcacttgctcggctgtctggctctagTTGGTTCACTTGTTCCCATAAACTCACTCTCCCCGGTAGTTGTAGGCTGAAAAagctgatccggagtgaagtgaaggctgcaaactttgctgtgcCGCTTTTAAATATTGTCAAGACGAATATTTAAAAGCCAcagtcttcttaattcagggtCATTTGTAAATccaagaaaaattaaaagcccattatatatTAAAGACAACATTGTTCATGGTATTGCTTTATTTGCTTCTGAAATCCGACCTTGTCTTTTCTAGCCGTCATGGTAACTGAAAACGGAAGAAAGAAAGCTGCATTTCGCTCATACAGATATGACGTCAGCGCCTTacgtgcaaagagcccattctttcacacatgcacatacacaAAGCGCACACACCGACTTCTGCAGCTCGTGTTAGACCACCACTACCAGTTGACAAAtttcacatacagtacatgcatCAATGAAGTCATGAGACAGATTGATGTATCTATTTTATCCCTAcggtattttaccgtattttagtAAATAAGGTAAAATACTGGCAGTTTTGGTTGCCAGaatcctcctgagacccggccCATTCATTTGTGTCCTTTATAGTGGACATTTTGTTCacctgtattttcttttactatttTGAGTTACCCTATCAAGCCCCGCAGTACTCTTTAGAGGACATCCTGGGCTTTCCAGTGATGTGTCATGTGATAGGTTTGCATGCTGGGAACTCACTTTCTTTTCAATCAAAATGGCTGGCATACCAACAACCACATTTTATGGAAAGAGGAAAGGTAAGCAAATTATTCTTTATCTATTACTATTTTTACCATGATAATTATATATAGTCTTGTTTATTAACATGTCAATGATAATATTTTTATCtcagaaaacagtttaattatttctgttttgaaataacAGTCCTTTTATGAATGTCAATTTTAGTGGAAACCAGGaccattttaatgtatttaatgagTCAACATTGTTGTAGGAGAAAGAAGTGAAGCAGAGAGGATTTTATACTGAATAGTAGAGGGAGATTCAGATTTGGGGCTGTcagatgaggatgaggatgagtaTCAGCCTGGGACAGGAGAAGACGGTGAAGAAGAAGTAGGTgaagaaggagaggaagaagatgCAGGAGTATCTGATGAGGAGACAGACTCAGAGCCAGAAAGGGAGCAGGAAAGTCGTCGTGCTTTGTGGGCCAGGACTAccttgtatgttttatttagttctaGGCTAATGTATCCAATTCTATTATCATATTAGATTATTGCTGTATTagtatttagtattttagtacttatttgtgtttttttcccatccATCATAATAGATTCACACCTGTGCTACCTGGGCTTCCTGTCTGTCAAGATGACCCTAAAATCCGAGAACACTGGAGTCCAATCCAATACTTTTCGCAGTACATCGACGACAAAATCTTTGAAGATTTAGcagcttttacaaatcaaaaacagctgcaaactACAGGAATGTCATTAAATACTACTGCTCAAGAAACCAAGATTTTCTTTGGCATATCAGTACACATGGCCTGCCTTGGCTATCCcagagttaaaatgttttgggctaaaaaaactaaagtgcCAGTTATTAGCAGGAAAATGACAAGGGATAGGTTCTACAAGCTGAGAAGCTCACTCAAGATTGTTGATGATCTGGATGTAACAGAAGAGACAAAGGAGTCAGACATTCTTTGGAGAGTCAGACCATTGCTTGACCGTGTGAGGCAAGGCTGTCTCAGACTTCCAAGGTATAACAAGGTCTGCATTGATGAGCAAATCATCCCTTTCACAGGCCGCTGTCCAGTCAGGCAATATGTCCCAGGCAAGCCAAACCCTACTGGCCTAAAGGTCTTTGTCCTTGCCTCTCCAAATGGTCTGGTGCTGGATTTTGAGGTGTATCAAGGGAAGAATACGTTCAGGGGCCAAAGGTTGGGagttggagctgcagcagtCTTGCGATTGGTTGAATCTCTTCCCACAGGAACCTGTGTATTCTTTGATCGATACTTCACAACAATCGATCTCATGGATGCTTTGCTTGCAAAGGGTCTTCCAGCAACTGGAACAATAATGAGGAACCGAGTACCAAAGCCATGCCAGCTACCAGGAGATAAGCAGTTGCGAAAAGAAGGGAGAGGAGCATCAGTGATTGCCAGCCTGATCCAATCACTAAATGGTTTGACAATAAACCAGTGTTGATGGCTTCCACTGTGTATGGGAAAGATCCAGAAGATATCTGTAGCAGATGGTCCAACAAAGAAAAGGCTCATGTCCAGGTGCGACGACCAGCAGTGATCCGAGAATACAATGACAACATGGGTGGCGTAGACCTGTGTGACCGAATGCTGAGCTTTTATCGCATGTCAACCAGGACCAAGAAATGGGCATCACGTGTGATCGCTCATTTCTTTGATGTTGCCATTACAAACGCTTGGATCCAATACAAGTCTGACAGTAAAGCTATTAATCGATGATCTAAGAACACCCAACAGTATCTGGACTTCAAATTGCACCTGGCTGAAGAGCTGTTGGATAGTCCTTCATTTGATGACAGCAGTGAAGACAGCAACCAAAACAAGGATCCCTCAACCAGAGCCCTCTGTACGCAGACTAGGGGCCAGGCACATGCCAGAGATGGTGGATATCAAGCATGCAGAAAGATGCAGGAACAAGGGCTGCAATGGCAAGACATACATGTGGTGTACCAAATGCAAGATGTTTCTCTGCATCACCAAAAGGAAAACGTGCTTCCAGGATTATCACCGctaaaatatccaaaagaaGAACTGTAGAACTGCTTATGTTCAATGTTAAACTAAATACACAGGCAACTATTGTCCTTGCAAGCaataagcaacagaaaacaaccaaGAGTGATaaagaatttagttttttgatcaaattaaatttattcttttgttaatATCACTCTAAAGCCATAATCTGCTCATTTTCTAAATTCAGTTGTATTTTCACACTAAAAGCATCCTGTTGTCCACTACAGTGGACATgctgtgaaattaaaaataaaaatatgtttaaaaaatgtttaattgtaaGGAGTTTTTTTAGGCCCAAATAGATAGGAAATcgcacaaaaaaagaaattggaacacactttttttcttcgGTTCCCAGTAAtgttctggcaaccacagctgccagtatTGTATCATAAAATAGagcctttgtttttttacagtgtggcaACCACAAAATAccgtatttttttttactaaatagggtatttctgtattttattaaatatggtAAAATACCGGGAGTTGTGGTTGCCAGGACTTTACCATATTTATACAGTAAAATTCTGACATCCACAGCTGCCGGTAGAGACAATTAGCGACcggtttcttttattatttttttaacagtgtggAGATGAAATCATAGAAATATAACATGGAAACAGAAAGAGGCCAGAGAAATGAGTAGGTTAAAAATactgaggaaaatgaaaaaagttatctgtaaataaattacttttagaaaaatgtatttatttacacaaagaaTGAATAGAAAGGTAAGTAAATGTTACTGATGGACTTCTGCGTTTTGTGTATTACGTGGTGAGCGGACAAACCACAAGACACCAAGTCTGGGTTTGGAGGCGGTCTCCGTTTATTTAATCTGTCAATCAGGAGATATTAGCAGTAGCACATAGCATGTGCTCCAGTTCTCCAACCCAATCTATACAAAATAATGTTAGCATGCATAAAATGTTATGAAGGCGTAATAgcaactcaaataaaaatatccaaacatCTATCATTAatacagaaggaaaaataaacatttggacAATATAAATGAAAGGATTATAAAACTTGCCTCTCCTCAGTGAAATGAATAACAAAAGGGAAGAGGAAattaataacttaatatttataatagtCCTGGAGAATactgaacaaaagaagaaagtaaGGTGGAGCTGGAGGACCAAACCTCTTATAGTAGACACAGAAGAACACAAGAACAGTCAAGTATAAGcggaaaatacattaaagaacacattttgtgtaaatatacaACTATTAATATTGACCCAGTTGCATAAGGGAGCGACTAAAGTATCGGGAAAAAGTGAAGTGGACAAAAGGAAGTTGAAAGAATCCAACAAAAATTTGTAGCAAATATAATTACTAAACTTTGATCTCATAAGTTCTTTATGCCaacaaatctaattttaattttgtatttgttggtGTATTGCTTTGATAAtaccatttttttaaagcaaaatttatatttctgtttttcttgacTTTGGCAGTTCCTACAGCCTTCTATGTAACATAAATCATAGTTGAGGGAGggctaaaatattttatttctacatcctACTTGTCGAAAAAGGTTAATTGGAGGGTGGTAATGCGGAATGTAGTGCGTCAGTGAGAGAAAAAACGAGGACAGAAAGAGATACAATAGCCTGTCAATAGAGATTTATCTTTTCTGCTCTAATTCACCTGCAGCGGAATAGCATACGTCGATacatcctctctctctctgttctctTTCTACCTATCTCCGTCTCATACAAACACGCGCCGTGGCCGTGAGTTTCATATGCGTTCCACCTCGCGCCAGCGAGTGGCCGCCTGGCTACTCGCGCTGCCGTTGGGAAGAGGGAGAGACGAATGCGCGCGCCGTGGCCGTCTGGAAATGATTTCGTTTTGGCTGCTTTGCTGGAAGCTGCTGGTAGGTAGATACAGAAACCCACGAAACACATGAAGTTGGTGAGGACAAAGCGTGGTAATGACTTCTGTGCCTTTTTGTGTGCGGGGACAGAATTAGAGACGCTTGGTGGTATTTTGAGAATGATGCGCGAGGAAGGTTCTTACCTTACGGCACAATCAAAAGCATGGTTTTCTGGGCTTGTGTACTCGTGTCATGAGCTGGTCCCGAATTTCCGACACGCTCTTATGTAATACCCTTGGTGGACCCCTGGTGGCTACAGTAGGTCACGCTTCATCGGTAATTTGAGCTGCCATACAATGTGCCGTGCTCATCCAAACCTCCAAAGCTACGGTGGAAGATaaattagcaaaacaatgttgcaaaaaaaacttatccttcagggaaagataaaataaaaagaaaagaaaaaaagccaagataaatgTATATTCGCATTTTCATTCGTAATTTAATGTTTATCGAAAAGATTTGtgaagctgctaatagaaaattagcttgatagcGATATTGAAAAATTCACTTccacagccaaacatttatgcaacATACCgtctttgtattttgtgaaactgaaaccttttaatgtttacttttaattttcactCACAAATACATTTGGCGCATTTCTTAGAAgggatttttgaaaatgtttttttttctgttgagtttttgtaattattgtagggaaatgataaaaaaataccTCCTTCATGGAAAACAAGGAGCACCTCTGAAATCTAAAtatatgtaattaaaatatattttttatttggagtaattaaataaataaccaggTGTTGGTTAAATTcccaaaataaatctgaaaaacacacagTTAATTTCAGCAGTAGAGAAGATCTCTACCAAGTCATGAAGGAGAGGAATAGAAGGAGAGAGTATGTATTTGTGAATTTTGCTTTGCCCCAAATTCCAACTTTAAATAGAGACAATTTCTTCATCTAATCAGATCAGACGCTGTTGTTCAAATGGCTGCTAGAAATTACATTCTAAGAAAATAGTTTCGAAGCCATGTAAGATTAGAGTTATAGGGTGTATTCCTTTGCCAGTTCAGTTTAAATAATGCATCACACTGCTTTAAGCTTAAAGAAAAGTTGCTTAATCATAGATTTTGTGTTGCACCTCTGATGTATTTTTCTGGCAATGTTTGGGACACTTTCATGCAGCCATGTTTCTAATTTTAGATGAGAAACACCTTCTTGCACTTAAAGAACATCATTCAGGATGTCAGCTCATTTACTTTAGAAGTGAATGGGTAGGATTCAGTTCAGAATAATAGTGTTACATGTGAGTAGTTAGATTTTTCTCCTCATAGTTGTGACCTCACTAAGAGGAAAATTACTTTAGCAGCTTGTCCTCTTCTGCATTTATACTTAGTGTTACCATAGAAACTTGTTCCATCTGTCACCAGCACATGGCTGGAAACACAGACTATAATAATCTGGATACCCACTCACTGCCGATGTGGCGCTGCCATGGCAACAATAGAAAGGCTTTAGTTTATAGGTCATGAAGGCTATTTTAATCTGCTCTCTGTATTGACATGTTTATGTGCTGTTATCTGTAAGTGAATGTTTCTATGTGAACATGGCCCATTGTGCAGCATCATTAAGAAAGTAGAGTGTAtccagaaagattttttttttaaatgtactgttACTGCCCAAGGCCTTTCCTAACCTCTCCGTTTCAGAGCTCCTAATTGATGCTGTTTGGAAATGGCGGCAGCTGGCCAGTATCTCCAGAAGAACTTGAGATTCAGCTTAAAGATGCACCACTTGCTCTCATTCtgctaaaacctttttttaaataactttatttgttGAGCTCTATTTGGTCTTGAAGAAATAGAACTATAATGGAACTGGATTTTATCAACTAgggcagtgtttctcaacctttTTTTGACCAGCGCCCCCCTACCCAGACCCCTTCAAAGAAGATGGAGGATACttgcactgaatattattttatgattaaaatgctatcattattgttgctgttttgatttttattgctgtttatgtatttatcctcaaaaatccttaaaagaaaaatacattactaaattattaatttcccaaagaataaaaaagccACGTGAACAGAAATTACAAGTGTCtaagaaaaatgcaacagaCATTCAACTTAAAATCAGCAGGCCTATCAGTAGCCATTCAGAGTGGATTATTTTTCTGTGCCTTTTTTACTTTAGTTGCTAAATCTTGCACAAACTGGACAGATAAAAGTTTTACCACAActcttctcttcagtgtttctgtcagGTTCTAGTGCAGCTTTGTGCTGCCTTCAGGAGAATGGGACATCAGAGTATCATCCATAAAATTTCACCCACATGACATTTACTGTGCAAACCAGTGCTtttagtggaaaaacaaaacttccagaTCCTTTTATTGCCATACAAATGGGACAGaaatatggataaaaaaatttcaatagACATGTCTattgatttatagattaataCAGTATGTAGTATAGTTAATTTAATACCAGGGGTgacatagttactttgaaaaagtaaattgGTCACTCAATGACAAATCCATCAACTAGAAAATGTGCATCTCTGTTCactccattgtttacatttgtgttgCTGTTGTTACACATGAGACACAACTCCCcaacaaaaaagaggaaagcaacaatatacagtatgtgtttaCTAACCAaaattagacttagacttattttattgtcattgcacaaaGACACATTAGTGAAATTGGCAATGAAATATCATTGCTTGGCCACCAGAgtacacacaaagacacaagtGTGCCTGTAATATAAGAAGAcaaattataaaattacaaatatagTAACACAGTATCTTAGATacataactttaatctgattactggattttaAATAGTAATATGTTTGACTACTCGTTAGAAGGGATCAGATTATTGTTTATGACATTTCTGCTCAAGCTATTTACGGATCTGTCAGATTTCTGATATGCGCCACCCCCAATCATAAACTCGTTCCTACTCATTTGGggattatatatttattatttttaaaacaagctctaaTCATGGACCCTCTAGTTGGTAAGAAGTACTGTGATCTTTAATTTATTCCTAAATGAATACTGTTGTTGAATATTATTATTCAAGTGTAGATGTGTGCAATATAAGCTGATCATTTTTGGCATTTCAAAAAATACTAatgattttttaatgtttatttccGCAGAGAGCTACAGCTGGGTTTAAAAGAACGATACCTGAACTGACGGACAGAAACCACGACAACAGCCCCTCCTCCAACAACAATCTTGCCTGTGACTTTTCTACGCTTGCATACCCACGGAatctggttgccatggagattagtCCCTCATGTACAGCAACAGACCTAGAGACAGATAATTTCTTTAACTGTGGCAATCAGGAGTTACAGGTACTCCCAGATCCAAAAGTTCCAAAAGTGGAAGCAGTggtagaaaacagaaatgagaaaagaGATGAATGTGACTACCTTTATTTTATAACCGAAGAGGAGAAGGAAGTACAGGATGACAGTGaacaagaggaggaagaagatggTGGGAGAGTAAAAACTGAAGGGGAAGATGAAAGAAGATGGGAAGTGGAAGGACAGGATGGTCTAAGAATAGACCTAGAAGGAGATATTCAACAAGGAAGAAACATAGTTGAGCACAGAGGGAGAGTAGAGGGGGAAGATACACAAAAAGAGGAATCAGAAAATTATATTCTGGGGAAAAGAGAAATAGAAGGGGTGGATGAAGGTAGAGAAGGCACAGATAAAGTAAATATATGGATAACAGGAATTCTGGGAGAAATTAAGCGAGATGCTTCATCAGATCAGATTTTCGTTAATGAAAATTCACAAAGTTTGTTGTCTGAACCCTCAGTTATCGCTTCAGATCCAACAGAATCCACACTACAGGAGGCCTGGAGACATGACTTAGACAACAGAGATGATCTCAGTGACCGCCTCAAAGCAGAGCTGGCTGTTGTGTACTCAGACAGTGATGTTGGGGAGGACCAATGGCTAGCCTTAGCTCATCGTGATGAGACTGAccattcaaaagaaaacagagattaTGCTGATGACACATGCATTGCACAGAGCATGAAGGATGGTGAAGTGGAAGAAGTACAAACTGATGTGTTGAAGTTGGAAGAAGGAGAGGTGAATAAGCAAAATGAGAAGAAGATTAAAGTCATGGAGGACAGTGAAGAACAGATGAAGTCAAGAAGAGATCTTTTCCTGCACTCTCCTTCGGTGAGCTCCACAGCCAGCTCAACCGACCCTGATAGGAGGGTATGTTTCACATCATTCATATATTTTCTACCTGCCTTGTCCCCTGCTGTTCAGTGTCCCAGAGAGCTGGAAGCTAAAGTTGAGACCAGAGATTGGCAAAGatgaaagcaaaagaaacacaaactaaaatttctgctgcacatttttgctggttgattgacaccaaatttgtttgattttgtacaTGTGAGTGGGGGGTTTGTTGGCCTCTGATGACATCTGGAAACTTTTTTATTagtatctttaaaatgatagtggcacaaataaaaaaatttgctgCACGAACATTTGACAtcaattttgttaaatttgaagaaggtggtgAGAGGGGGCAGCTTCACTCAGGTTGCACTGATCCACGCTGCACTGCTAAGTGGAAATGAGCCGTTAGCTCCGTACTAAGTGCTTCCAGACAAGCGTGATTGAATGCAGTGATCTTGTTTAGTTTAGCAGTGTATTTACACTATCAAATTCTATTCAATACAGTTTATCTATATAGCACTAATTTACAACATATCTCATAGACACTTTGCCAAAAAAGGTCAAATAGTAATTAACTCATTTAATCAtccaaattagtttaaaaagtgtctgactaaggaaacccagcagactgCATTAACTTCTGGCATTcacaaatttaaatgtcaaaacaaaagtagaaaaagagTGTAATAATCGTTTCAGTGTTTGGGGTTTGCCCTCATTGTTAATTAAACTTTACTGATGTTACCACCAAATAACAATTCTTATAACAATAAAGAAAATTCTACTGCCCATCACTATAGAACAGCTCTTTAACTATTTGAAGAGTCTGTTGATCACAAACTAAGAGTGCTGTGCAGTCTTCTAGGAAAAATCTCTtcagttttaaatcaaacagcAGTGTACAAACTTCAAAGCTCCTCACAGATTGTCAGTgggactaaaacatgcagaaagtttattctttattttgcaGGCTGAAAACAATTGACTAACCTTTAAATCTTAAAGCAttgatgaaaataatatttattgtgCTTTGGTTGAGCAATTTTTgctgtaacataaaataatcACACTTAATCTGATGAAACACATATTAACATATTATTTAAGGTTACAGTTGTCTGACttgtgtgattttgtgttaCCCggtgatggactggcaacctgtccaagGTGTACACTGCCTCTGATTctatgactgctggagataggtaCCAGTGATTTAAACCTTCACCATCTTCTTTAACTTGGTTAAGAACACATTTTCTTAGTTACTTTGCAAACTCTTGATAACTTATCAGTAATAtcagctttgttttaaaatcttgaaaTCTTCAtttacgtttttctttttttatttatcagattcCTTTAGATTTCTATGTGCAACAGGAGACC
Protein-coding regions in this window:
- the LOC102226196 gene encoding uncharacterized protein LOC102226196 isoform X3; this encodes MRSTSRQRVAAWLLALPLGRGRDECARRGRLEMISFWLLCWKLLRATAGFKRTIPELTDRNHDNSPSSNNNLACDFSTLAYPRNLVAMEISPSCTATDLETDNFFNCGNQELQVLPDPKVPKVEAVVENRNEKRDECDYLYFITEEEKEVQDDSEQEEEEDGGRVKTEGEDERRWEVEGQDGLRIDLEGDIQQGRNIVEHRGRVEGEDTQKEESENYILGKREIEGVDEGREGTDKVNIWITGILGEIKRDASSDQIFVNENSQSLLSEPSVIASDPTESTLQEAWRHDLDNRDDLSDRLKAELAVVYSDSDVGEDQWLALAHRDETDHSKENRDYADDTCIAQSMKDGEVEEVQTDVLKLEEGEVNKQNEKKIKVMEDSEEQMKSRRDLFLHSPSVSSTASSTDPDRRIPLDFYVQQETLSENVSTEHVDFLVARQQWKKMEKEVKGLPIPKPGLGAKGSFQGTHSSLYPPTRSPRLKHSVLEEPENSVEREIRLTLQREEQHQRERGVIAQGLTIPSLYTLGTEGSVPRPPVFRTPTLSISPSPPCSSSLPRSMYHEMTAKNVIILEPDSSGSSSRNNLLSSAISGLSDWSPSLDVAPSENVIVVETSNLIIRSASEFCLSSGPPPVETQESTFSSNPFFKLRSISSQSLVEQEIKMVRQREEEWRRQREELWRRKQEEEWRTGRERYDTVLVSPSLNENITFSVPVVPDRSVSSPSSPSRPRKMERSSLSCDHKFPLSLSSVPRRQKVMARRWEASLLSNQKKE
- the LOC102226196 gene encoding uncharacterized protein LOC102226196 isoform X2, with translation MRSTSRQRVAAWLLALPLGRGRDECARRGRLEMISFWLLCWKLLRATAGFKRTIPELTDRNHDNSPSSNNNLACDFSTLAYPRNLVAMEISPSCTATDLETDNFFNCGNQELQVLPDPKVPKVEAVVENRNEKRDECDYLYFITEEEKEVQDDSEQEEEEDGGRVKTEGEDERRWEVEGQDGLRIDLEGDIQQGRNIVEHRGRVEGEDTQKEESENYILGKREIEGVDEGREGTDKVNIWITGILGEIKRDASSDQIFVNENSQSLLSEPSVIASDPTESTLQEAWRHDLDNRDDLSDRLKAELAVVYSDSDVGEDQWLALAHRDETDHSKENRDYADDTCIAQSMKDGEVEEVQTDVLKLEEGEVNKQNEKKIKVMEDSEEQMKSRRDLFLHSPSVSSTASSTDPDRRIPLDFYVQQETLSENVSTEHVDFLVARQQWKKMEKEVKGLPIPKPGLGAKGSFQGTHSSLYPPTRSPRLKHREIQPPMSKEPPLSFTLSPGSEDSGLDDSSFRSVLEEPENSVEREIRLTLQREEQHQRERGVIAQGLTIPSLYTLGTEGSVPRPPVFRTPTLSISPSPPCSSSLPRSMYHEMTAKNVIILEPDSSGSSSRNNLLSSAISGLSDWSPSLDVAPSENVIVVETSNLIIRSASEFCLSSGPPPVETQESTFSSNPFFKLRSISSQSLVEQEIKMVRQREEEWRRQREELWRRKQEEEWRTGRERYDTVLVSPSLNENITFSVPVVPDRSVSSPSSPSRPRKMERSSLSCDHKWFS
- the LOC102226196 gene encoding uncharacterized protein LOC102226196 isoform X1 codes for the protein MRSTSRQRVAAWLLALPLGRGRDECARRGRLEMISFWLLCWKLLRATAGFKRTIPELTDRNHDNSPSSNNNLACDFSTLAYPRNLVAMEISPSCTATDLETDNFFNCGNQELQVLPDPKVPKVEAVVENRNEKRDECDYLYFITEEEKEVQDDSEQEEEEDGGRVKTEGEDERRWEVEGQDGLRIDLEGDIQQGRNIVEHRGRVEGEDTQKEESENYILGKREIEGVDEGREGTDKVNIWITGILGEIKRDASSDQIFVNENSQSLLSEPSVIASDPTESTLQEAWRHDLDNRDDLSDRLKAELAVVYSDSDVGEDQWLALAHRDETDHSKENRDYADDTCIAQSMKDGEVEEVQTDVLKLEEGEVNKQNEKKIKVMEDSEEQMKSRRDLFLHSPSVSSTASSTDPDRRIPLDFYVQQETLSENVSTEHVDFLVARQQWKKMEKEVKGLPIPKPGLGAKGSFQGTHSSLYPPTRSPRLKHREIQPPMSKEPPLSFTLSPGSEDSGLDDSSFRSVLEEPENSVEREIRLTLQREEQHQRERGVIAQGLTIPSLYTLGTEGSVPRPPVFRTPTLSISPSPPCSSSLPRSMYHEMTAKNVIILEPDSSGSSSRNNLLSSAISGLSDWSPSLDVAPSENVIVVETSNLIIRSASEFCLSSGPPPVETQESTFSSNPFFKLRSISSQSLVEQEIKMVRQREEEWRRQREELWRRKQEEEWRTGRERYDTVLVSPSLNENITFSVPVVPDRSVSSPSSPSRPRKMERSSLSCDHKFPLSLSSVPRRQKVMARRWEASLLSNQKKE